In a single window of the Agrobacterium vitis genome:
- the dmeF gene encoding CDF family Co(II)/Ni(II) efflux transporter DmeF, with translation MTQDPTSHSHDSHQHPPHGHHPHGQGGHVHPHPHQHQPGNRHSHVFLGPNHQRNERRTWAVIGVTTVMMVVEIVAGNLFGSMALTADGWHMATHAGAIFVAAMAYSLARRHADNSGFTFGTGKFGDLAAFSSAIFLGLVAVIIAWESLWRVFQPVAINFSEAIVIAIIGLAVNLVCALLLQEDHHHGHDHGHHEHGHHAHSEASSNHGGRDRNLRAAYIHVLADALTSVMAIAALLLGSLFGWLWLDPLIGIAGAVVIGSWAFGLMRDSGMVLLDHVSDGEDLSGTIRRVIEAEGADIADLHVWQLGPGHHGAIVSLVAREPQSPAWYREKLSQIAALSHVTVEVERAEAA, from the coding sequence ATGACCCAGGACCCAACGTCTCACAGCCACGATTCTCATCAGCATCCCCCTCATGGCCACCATCCCCATGGGCAAGGGGGGCATGTTCATCCGCATCCGCACCAGCATCAGCCGGGCAATCGCCACAGCCATGTCTTCTTAGGCCCAAACCATCAGCGCAATGAGCGCCGCACCTGGGCGGTGATCGGCGTCACCACGGTGATGATGGTGGTGGAAATCGTCGCGGGCAATTTGTTCGGCTCCATGGCGCTGACGGCGGATGGTTGGCATATGGCCACCCATGCCGGGGCGATTTTTGTTGCGGCGATGGCCTATAGCCTGGCGCGGCGCCATGCGGATAATAGTGGTTTTACCTTCGGAACCGGCAAATTCGGCGATCTGGCCGCCTTTTCCAGTGCGATTTTTCTCGGCCTCGTGGCTGTTATCATCGCCTGGGAAAGCCTCTGGCGGGTGTTTCAGCCGGTCGCCATCAACTTCAGTGAGGCCATCGTCATCGCTATTATCGGCCTGGCCGTTAATCTCGTTTGCGCCTTGCTGCTTCAGGAAGACCATCATCATGGTCACGACCATGGGCATCACGAACACGGCCATCACGCCCATTCGGAAGCGTCCAGCAACCATGGCGGCAGAGACCGCAACTTGCGCGCCGCCTATATCCATGTGCTGGCGGATGCGCTTACATCTGTCATGGCGATTGCGGCCTTGCTGCTCGGCAGTCTTTTCGGCTGGCTCTGGCTCGATCCGTTGATCGGCATCGCAGGCGCGGTGGTCATTGGTAGCTGGGCCTTCGGCCTGATGCGCGATAGCGGCATGGTTCTGCTCGATCATGTCTCGGATGGCGAAGATCTCTCCGGCACTATCCGCCGGGTGATCGAAGCGGAAGGGGCCGATATTGCCGATCTCCATGTCTGGCAATTGGGCCCCGGTCATCACGGCGCCATCGTTTCGCTGGTGGCGCGCGAGCCGCAATCTCCCGCCTGGTACCGCGAAAAATTGTCCCAGATTGCCGCTTTGTCGCATGTGACTGTCGAGGTTGAGCGCGCCGAGGCGGCATAG
- a CDS encoding DUF6101 family protein, whose product MTNTVMKPVWAGATFRLEPSRFPQHVTYTLRDASGNVSVTLDERGAVLRKILPASGLPMSFALPARAFKGIAARAIDHGNGEVTVTLELHHADPDLCIPLLVAHDLCDIAADWRSWAETFRIPMLMVEADGVARPLEEHLGELRAEPPRSRRRHSYFAERRPRFLVRRTTGSLGVAMKISGKEIIARR is encoded by the coding sequence ATGACGAACACGGTTATGAAGCCCGTCTGGGCCGGAGCAACGTTTCGACTGGAACCATCACGGTTTCCGCAACATGTGACTTATACGTTGCGCGATGCTTCCGGAAATGTCTCCGTTACACTCGACGAGCGCGGTGCCGTGCTGCGCAAGATCCTGCCGGCCAGTGGCCTGCCAATGTCCTTTGCCCTTCCAGCCCGGGCTTTCAAGGGGATCGCCGCCCGTGCCATCGACCATGGCAATGGCGAAGTGACCGTGACGCTGGAACTGCATCACGCCGATCCGGACCTGTGCATTCCGCTGCTGGTTGCCCATGATCTCTGCGATATTGCCGCCGACTGGCGCAGCTGGGCTGAAACCTTCCGCATTCCGATGCTGATGGTCGAGGCCGATGGCGTTGCCCGCCCGCTGGAAGAGCATCTGGGCGAATTGCGCGCCGAACCGCCGCGCAGCCGCCGCCGCCATTCCTATTTTGCAGAGCGCCGCCCGCGCTTCCTGGTCCGCCGTACCACTGGTTCGCTGGGCGTTGCGATGAAAATTTCCGGCAAGGAAATCATTGCCCGCCGTTAA
- a CDS encoding metal/formaldehyde-sensitive transcriptional repressor: MSHTIKHQAKLLARVRRMKGQMEAIETALLAEKPCGDIMNLTASVRGALTGLMTELVEEHIREHIVAENLGASERHQGADELIDVIRSYLK, from the coding sequence ATGAGCCACACGATCAAACACCAGGCCAAGCTTCTCGCCCGCGTCCGCCGGATGAAGGGACAGATGGAGGCCATCGAAACCGCGCTTCTGGCTGAAAAGCCATGCGGCGATATCATGAACCTGACGGCCTCTGTGCGGGGAGCCCTGACCGGGCTAATGACCGAATTGGTCGAAGAGCATATCCGCGAGCATATCGTTGCCGAAAATCTCGGCGCCTCAGAGCGTCATCAAGGCGCCGACGAACTCATCGACGTGATCAGGAGCTACCTGAAATGA